Proteins from a single region of Apium graveolens cultivar Ventura chromosome 7, ASM990537v1, whole genome shotgun sequence:
- the LOC141675109 gene encoding pentatricopeptide repeat-containing protein At4g35130, chloroplastic: MSMLSALTFISNYTIQEKISLVKTFETKNHQPRTLSKSSRTDNYNQKSIDVNVSVARKNYMLTQSLVSHVNSGDMDNALYVFESMRKPDTFVWNVLIRGLTDDGFSREAVDLYYRMCFSGVRADNFTFTFVIKACGELGDLREGDKVHAKVYKVGLSFDVYICNALICMYAKAGDIECAERVFWGMQSRDLVSWNSMISAYAIVGDGWSSLLCIKKMQSVGIEHDKFTIIGSLKACSLVCSLIIGKEIHGQVIKSTFRLDVVVQTSLIDMYGKCGQVHYAQNLFNQIPQMSVITWNAMIGCYALNLHPLESFTCVRDMQASGLVHPDKITFINLLPSCAQVGALVPGKSIHGFAIRREFLPHLVLETTLIDIYGKLQELRLAKQVFNQMKMKNLISWNAIIAAYVQNGQSRQALKLFSNLMYKHCMPDASTISSILPAYSDIASLREGKQIHGYNIKKEFSSSNFITNSIIYMYARCGNLLIAQQIFDRMYIKDVISWNTIMLAHGIHGFGKESLKLFCRMRENDIEPNASTFVSVLSSCSIAGLDEEGWKYFHLMKREYGIDPQIEHYGCMLDLLGRKGDLEKAKKFIHEMSLPPTARIWGSLLAASRYHGNIELAEVAANHILSSAHDNTGCYIVLSNMYAKAGRWEDVERIKGLMSEKGLARTIGCSDIEINYKTIRFVNYDRSHLKTDTIYDVLAILLRRIGEELVLGLSKFKPVDLVRTRLNSPKCHSVKLAISYGLISVSVGKSIVIKKNIRICSDCHDAAKKISDITNREIVLGDSKIYHHFKDGQCSCRDYW; the protein is encoded by the coding sequence ATGTCTATGTTATCAGCTCTCACATTCATTTCTAACTACACCATTCAAGAAAAAATATCACTGGTTAAAACTTTTGAAACCAAGAACCATCAACCAAGAACACTCTCTAAATCATCTCGTACTGACAATTATAACCAGAAATCGATAGACGTAAATGTCTCCGTTGCACGAAAGAATTATATGTTGACACAATCTCTTGTTTCTCATGTGAATTCTGGGGATATGGATAATGCACTCTATGTGTTTGAGAGTATGCGTAAACCAGATACTTTTGTTTGGAATGTTTTGATTAGGGGGTTAACTGATGATGGGTTTTCTCGAGAAGCGGTTGATTTGTACTATCGTATGTGTTTTAGTGGGGTTCGAGCTGATAATTTTACATTTACGTTTGTGATAAAGGCATGTGGTGAATTGGGGGATTTAAGGGAAGGGGACAAGGTGCATGCGAAGGTGTATAAAGTTGGGTTGAGTTTTGATGTTTATATTTGTAATGCCCTTATTTGTATGTATGCAAAGGCTGGTGATATTGAGTGTGCTGAAAGGGTGTTTTGGGGAATGCAGAGCAGAGACTTGGTTTCGTGGAATTCTATGATTAGTGCTTATGCCATAGTTGGAGATGGATGGAGCTCGCTTTTGTGTATCAAGAAAATGCAATCAGTTGGGATAGAGCATGACAAGTTTACGATAATTGGCAGTCTTAAAGCTTGTTCACTTGTGTGTTCTTTGATAATTGGGAAGGAAATCCATGGCCAGGTTATCAAGAGTACATTTAGATTGGATGTTGTAGTTCAAACATCACTTATTGATATGTATGGAAAATGTGGACAAGTTCACTATGCACAGAATCTGTTCAATCAAATTCCACAGATGAGTGTTATTACTTGGAATGCTATGATTGGATGTTATGCACTAAATTTGCACCCACTCGAGTCGTTCACCTGCGTTAGAGATATGCAAGCCAGTGGCCTTGTGCATCCGGATAAGATAACATTTATTAATTTGCTTCCATCATGTGCACAAGTTGGAGCCCTGGTACCAGGCAAATCTATTCATGGTTTTGCCATTAGGAGGGAGTTTCTACCTCATTTAGTATTAGAAACAACTCTAATTGATATTTATGGAAAGTTGCAGGAGCTCAGACTGGCCAAACAAGTTTTTaatcaaatgaagatgaaaaattTGATCTCGTGGAATGCCATAATTGCTGCCTATGTGCAAAATGGGCAGAGTAGACAAGCCCTGAAGTTATTCAGCAACCTCATGTACAAGCATTGTATGCCAGATGCATCGACAATTTCAAGCATTCTTCCTGCCTACTCTGATATAGCCTCATTGAGAGAGGGAAAACAAATCCATGGATACAATATAAAGAAAGAATTTTCTTCAAGTAATTTCATCACAAATTCAATTATCTACATGTACGCAAGATGTGGGAATCTCCTGATCGCACAACAAATTTTTGACAGGATGTACATTAAGGATGTCATTTCATGGAACACAATAATGTTGGCTCACGGTATTCATGGATTTGGGAAAGAATCTCTTAAGTTGTTCTGCAGGATGAGGGAAAATGATATTGAACCAAATGCAAGCACTTTCGTTTCTGTTCTATCTTCCTGCAGTATTGCTGGCTTGGAtgaagaaggatggaagtacTTCCATTTAATGAAAAGGGAGTATGGAATCGATCCTCAAATAGAGCACTATGGTTGTATGCTTGATCTTCTGGGTCGTAAAGGAGATCTTGAAAAGGCTAAAAAATTTATCCATGAAATGTCATTGCCTCCAACAGCAAGGATATGGGGATCTCTGTTGGCTGCAAGCAGATACCATGGAAACATAGAATTAGCTGAAGTTGCAGCTAACCATATTCTGAGTTCGGCGCATGATAACACTGGATGCTACATTGTGCTGTCTAATATGTATGCAAAAGCTGGGAGATGGGAAGATGTAGAGCGAATCAAAGGTCTTATGAGTGAGAAAGGATTGGCAAGAACCATTGGATGTAGTGATATAGAGATCAACTATAAGACTATCAGGTTTGTAAATTATGATAGATCCCACCTTAAAACTGACACAATATATGATGTCCTAGCTATCCTTTTGAGACGGATAGGTGAAGAACTGGTTCTCGGTTTGTCCAAGTTTAAGCCAGTGGATTTGGTTAGAACAAGATTAAATTCTCCAAAGTGTCACAGTGTAAAATTAGCAATATCCTATGGATTGATATCCGTATCAGTTGGGAAATCTATAGTTATTAAGAAAAACATTAGGATTTGTAGCGATTGTCATGATGCTGCAAAGAAGATATCAGATATTACGAATAGGGAGATAGTATTGGGAGATTCAAAGATATATCACCACTTCAAAGATGGCCAGTGCTCTTGCAGAGATTACTGGTAA